One Capra hircus breed San Clemente chromosome 3, ASM170441v1, whole genome shotgun sequence genomic window, tcctcagatttccaatcaataggatcggcatgtgtcacaggagaatcagaggtccctagggaaaacaccccaagccctttcgactttgattagattttaaatcaaggggtaaaatgatgccttgatgttgtttacccaaaccttggtttgggagtaagccctgatccaacattaattctgttacggtgggtgaaggactatataaataaacacccattttgcttaatatatcacacccccatagattaactggaagatggggcagaatataaggcttaaattggcctgtatggccatctttatccctccaagtaagaagggacgaactttgttctggattggtagtttggccaataccctgaagagtggaaatagctatttgtttaggccatgtagtaggccagtatttttcagaaataacgctaatatcggcccctgtatcaagcactccgcggaaaagcttaccatcaatgcgtagctcaagttctggtcgtgcctcggtaacattttgcacccaataggcgtcagaggacccaaagcctctttcttgacgatctcggttaattgtttttccttgtataactaatggaactaaaagaagttgagctatacgttgtcctgcattaatcacaataattcTGTTAGGAgtggaggctaatatttttatctctcctgtataatcagagtcaatcacaccaggatgaataagtattccttttaaagacgcactgctgcgccctaaaagcaatccagcagttcctggaggtaaaggcccaaacactcctgtggcaagggtttgaacccccatctcgggtgttaatactgtgtaggaggtggcacagaggtccaatcctgcgctgcctcttgtggctcgacagaggtctgcaatggttcttttggaacctgcagtgttgccccataacattgtttcggggccaggggctggcccctcacccagtttcccgaaaccgggggtaaaggattaccttgaacatccgttttggaacgacaatcccgtgcccaatgctttccttttttacatcgtgggcataaattaggagtattagcagggatttgtcgtttttgagggcacactgcagcccgatggccaggctgaccacaaacaaagcaacccgaattacctgacttttgatatcttttcttgttcttggcttgttgctgaaaaagtacctctttaatgctttttccttgtaatgccgctgccatagcaataccttgcatgtaggagggtccaatatcagcacaaatgcgaataaaatcagacagatctcccttttttctataaggtcgtaaagcagcttgacaggcagaattagcgttttcaaaagccaattgttttgcaaataccatcccagccttttcatctgacattatcttacctatagtatctaagagccgtgccacgaagtcctgataaggctcatcaggtccctgtcggacttttgagagatcttctgtcttaatactggagttaggaagttttttccatgcctgtcgagccgcatttgatatttgtgcatatgcaccaggtaaaaagttaagttgagtattagtagcctggaaagcaccttcaccagccaacatttcgtaggaagtctgtataccttgttgctgattgacatcggctatacgagcacactgttcagcatattcagatttccatagtaaataatctccccccgaaagacaggccctagctatttgtttccaatcatttgggggtagattttgactacccaaattttctatcatagcaacagtgaatggagcggtaggaccgtattgtgagcaagcaatctttaactcttttaattgtttgaaaggcagagcttcataaaaacgctggttgttattttcaaagacaggaaaggcaaaagaaaagtcgaagacgacctcaccaagtcgttgtgcttgtttcaatgccttttgcagcggagacacaatctcagatggaggaggaggaggaggaggccccggagggggatcgagacctgctataatggaaggagcataggcagggggcagaggcggagcagaaggagatttagagttgctaatgggaagcttaattccggaactctgtaaagcaacagtgaggttttttaaacattcaatcaaatcatctttagatgttgatgcccccttttcttgtgctaaaaaaccccaatcttcttgatggtatttagcagcttcttcgtctaattccgcctcatctgtggatgaaagtgaatcatcattatctgaaggacgcgataatttagaaaacggagggtcgccttcaactcccttgggaacagcatacctgggttccggatcaggaacatgtagaggattttcttcctgttttaataaatttcctaaacgttttaattcatcattatcaaagtccagacaatcacgaattagtgtccaaaaggataaagtttcaacaggcaccttttcagggccatgtagagtataatgagcccgaatttgttcccctacctttttccatgtttctaaatttactgtaccttctctggggaaccaagggcaaacttcctcaataaatgaaagaaaattgattaatttaggtttggaaacagtaattccccgatgttttaacatcacagataacatatgtacaaacaattgacgactatgcgtctgtcccatatttatactctcaactataaaccttactactcctcctcaatttaaattcacttgtatacgtatatactcactctttttagctaataagagtagtggtgAGGAAAACTGTCaaaatcgagccccacgttgggcgccacctgccgcggccagcacaagcaagagtcacacctgcatagggagagaacggagcgtccccgctaagaaaaataagagagagacgaaagatggggttgagaggatcagaccaaaatggctgatgccttcctttattgtgctgcagtatatataggataaagtacgtgacttctgacattcacaagattgtccttaatctccaaatacaatcacaagacccttaccgttgtgtacatcacaaatagataatctatcttctatcaataagctaatctatcttctatgaaatgttgcaagaaccaaacgtcctggagccttaagggtaataaattcttcaggggggcgggacagggagcttaggaacatgtcctagggctctgcataacgccgagcagctcccaagacttaacccttcacgggcagtcccccgcagaattccatcacctccactagctttatttgtagtgatgctttctaaggcccacttgacttcacattccaggatgtctggctctaggtgagtgatcacaccatcgtgattatctgggtcgtgaagatcttttttgtacagttcttctgtgtattcttgctacctcttaatatcttctgcttctgttaggtccataccatttctgttctttatggagcccatctttgcatgaaatattcccttggtatctctaattttcttgaagagatctctagtctttcccattctgttgttttcctctatttctttgcattgattacttccctagtggctcggacggtaaagcatctgcctgcaatgggggagactcgggttcaattcctggtttgggaagatcccctggagaaagaaatggcaatccactccagcactcttgcctagaaaatcccatggacagaggagccttgtgggctacagtccatggggtcgcaaagagtcggacacgaccgagccacTTCAtttcactgaggaaggtttcttatttctccttgctattctttggaactctgcattcaaatgcttatatctttccttttctcctttgcagttcgcttctcttcttttcacagctatttgtaagtcctccccagacagccattttgcttttttgcatttcttttccatggggatggtcttgatccctgtctcctgtacaatatcatgaacctcattccatagttcatcaggcactctgtctctcagatctagtcctttaaatctatttctcacttccactgtataatcataggggatttgatttaggtcatacctgaatggtctagtggttttccctactttcttcaatttaagtctgaatttggcaataaggagttcatgatctcaaaTTCTCCCAAACTGGACTTCTCATCCCATgtaattctcctggcaatacCCAGATCCTGGCAATAAAAAAGCCTGACAGCTCTCAGTCCAAGAGTTGAGGGCTGTTAATCAAGCAGTGATCCATTTCACCCAATAGTACCGAAGGCATATAATCTTTTAAGTCAAATCCCTTCACAAACCCAATATTACTCTGTCTTTGACTTCAAAGATGCCTTCTTCTGCGTTCCAGCCCACCCTGACTCCCAATTTTTATTTGCCTTTGAATGGAAAGACCCAATTACTAAATTTACCCTACAACTCTCCTGGACAGTTCTGCCTCAGGAGTTTAGAGACAGTCCTCATTTGTTCAGCCAAGCATTAGCAAAGGACCTTTCATCTCTAACATTGGAGGGCGAAAGCTGCTTACTCCAATATGTTGAGGATCTTTTAATCTGTAGCCCAGATAAACTAACCTCAGATACTATTATTCTCGTTCTTAAACATTTAGCAGAATGAGGGTACCAGGTATCCCCAGCCAAGGCACAGATTACCTCACAACAAGTCGCTTTCTTGGGGCTGATATTAACCCCAGGAAAAAGGAGTATCACCCCTGATCGAAGGAAGTTAATCTCAGACATGACCATGCCAGCCACTAAACAACAGCTTAGAATCCTTTTAGGAATGACGAACTTTTGCCAAATCTAGATCCCCACTTATGCCTTATTAGCTAAACCCCTTTACGATGCCCTTGAAGGACCAGAAGAGCTGCTCTTTGAATGGACCGCAGAAATGGAGACAGttttaaacaaataaagaagGCCCTAATCACAGCACCAGCCTTAGGCATACCTGATTTAGCAAAGCCCTTCTCTCTCTTTGGTCATAAGAGAAAAGATATGGCTCTGGGAGTACTAACCCAGTCCCTGGGACCATCGCAACGCCCAGTAGCATATCTACCTAAAGCGCTGGACATAATGTCTCAGGGATGGCCTCCTTGTCTAAGGGCATTAGCTGCTACTGCACGTCTAACAGAAGACGCTTCCAAACTCACTTACAGTCTACACTCCTCACCAGGTCTTAGATGTTCTCAATTCCAAGGCATTCTGTTGGATTTCAGATAACAGAATTCACAAGTATCAGGCTTTTAGAGGGGCTAGAGATATCCATCAAACCTTGTACCACTCCAAATCCTGCCACCTTTTTGCCTGATCCGAATCCTAAAGCTTCTCCACTTCTACATTCTTGTTTATAAATAATTGACCAAGCCTACAATGCTAGGCCAGACTTGCGAGATACCGCTTTACCCAACCCAGATGTAGAATGGTTTACTGTTGGCAGCAGTTCCATTCAGGAGGGTCGAAAGGTCTCAGGGTATGCAATAGTTAGCCTAACAGAAATAACAGAGTCAGGCCAATACTTCAGCCCAAAAGGCAGAACGCATAGCTCTAACTAGGGTACTCAAACTAGGAGAGGAACTACAAGTCAATATTTACACAGATTCAGCATACACCTTCCATGTAGTACATGACCATGTAGCCATTTGGAAGGAAAGAGGCCATTAACCACACATAATACCCCAATTAAACATGGGCCAGAGATTCTAGACTTATTAGAAGCTATAAAATCTCCCAAGGAAGTGGCCATCATGCACTGCAGGGCACATCAAAAGGATTCATTGGACATAagttaaggaaataataaagcaGATAAAGAAGCCTAGAGGGCTGTCCGAAGCACTCTACAGGCTCCTCTCATCCCAAGTCTAGATCTCTCTCTGCCTCATTACTCACCCTTTGAACTCAAAGAAGGACAGAACTATGGGTTTACTTTAATCCCTGAAGGATGGCTACTAAGCCCAGACAACAAACTTCTCCTACCAGAAGCTTCCCAATGGAAGATAGTAAACCACCTACATGAGGCCACCCACTTAGGGGCCAAATCCTTTTTAAACTAATGGGgacaatattcactggaaaaggaATCCTCTCAACCCTTCAATCTATATCCCAAGCCTGTCCTATTTGTCATCAGGTTAACCCAGAGGGGGCCCTAAAACCTCCTCCATTGCTCCACCCTATCCAAAGGAAAGGAGACCAACCAGGAGAAGATTGGCAAATAGATTCTACTCACATGCCACCTTGCAAAGGCTATAAATATCTCCTGGTAATGGTAGACACCTTAATGGGACGGGGTGAAGCCTACCCCACTAAGACTGAGAGGGCATCTGAGGTCACTATGGCCCTTGTGGAATATATTATACCTAGGTTTGAACTCCCAAGCTCTTTACAATCAGATAATGGGCCTGCATTTATTTCCAGTTTGACTCAAGGAGTCCGTGAAGCCCTACCAATTAATTACTATCTTCACTCGGCTTGGCACCCCCAAGCATGCGGAAAGGTAGGAAGAGCCAATCAAACCCTCAAAAGGTATTTAACCAAGCTAGCAACTGAAACTGACCAAACATGGGTCACTCTTCTGTAGGGAATATGCTATGCACAGGCCTGTGCTATAATTACCAGGGCCtctttgagaaataagaatgactTTCTCATCACACCCAGGTGAAGGGCTGGGAGCAGTCAAAATACACCAGGGAATGatatcttgaaaacaagatgttGAAGTACTAATGTGACTGATGGAAAACCATTAGTGACTGTTCCCGTAATCAGAAACTTGAGGGAGTTGCTGAGAAAGGGCATCACTAGCTGAAGGGCTAAACAAAGTCATTAAAGGCCTGAAGGTTTGACATTGAGGACTGTGCATTGTATATTTTTATCCCCAGTCGGGGATTGTAAAGAACAGATATTTCCAGAGCAGGTACAAGGAAGTAGATGTTAACAATAAAAGGCATGCTAGGATTAGGATCTGGGCTTTTGCTTGCGAATGGCATCAGCCCCCTGATCCCCACCTTATTTCTGAGTCTTATTCTTCCTTATTCTTCTGCGGCACTGCTCCCTCAGGTTGGTTCGTTGTTAGGCTTGTCCCGACACTCTTCTTCCTATCACTCTTTTAAGAGTTCAGATCACCCCAAAATCCCAGTCTCATCTAAGCCCTTATGAAGTCCTTTATGGGAGACCATTCTTAAGTACAGACCTCCTGATTGATCCAGAAACCCATTACTTAGCTCAGTATCTTCAAACTTTGGGACTAACTCTTAAAAACATCTGGGAATACTAGGATCAAAACAGCCCCAAGCCAGATCCTAACTTTTCAGAAACTTCTCCCCACCTGAACCCTGGTGATTGGGTATATGTTAAGACCCTTCCACAGGATCGAAAACCACTCAAAGCAGTGTGGACAGGGCCACACCAAGTCCTACTGGTCACTCTCACAGCTGCCAAGATCCAAGGCTTCACCCCCTGGATGTGTGCGTCAAGACTGAAGCCAGCTCCTCCTCCTGAAGAAGATCCCCAACCAGCAGAAGATTCCACagacatctcttttttttttttttcacagacatCTCTTATGACTGAAAACCTCTGGATGGCCTTCGCTTTCCTTTCAAAAGGAAATCAGGTGGTGACACCTCCTTGAATTCTGAGCCTTGAGATATCTTGATCACTCCTCCTTACAACTGACCCCAATAATCTTAGTTCTTCTTAATACTCATGTACACTTTATGACAGTTACTAAATCTGCTCTTTCCACAGACCCCTATATACCAGCTTTCCACCTCCCCTTTTGAATTTGACTTCTACTGGGCACTACTGGAAGATATAAATTCCCAAGAGCATCAGGTATCCTTACAGCCTTCAAGTTACCAAAAACAGTACATACTACAGTTAGCATGGGACAAGATCCTTCGAGGAGACTTCCAAGACTATTCACCAAACAAATCTGTCACCCCTTAAACCTGGAGCCGTGAGACTCTTAGTTTTCCTTCTTGGAAGCCTAGTTAGTATATGGCTGAACACGTCCGGGGAATGGACAACCAATTCTTTAGTAAATATCTCCACGATTATAGCACAAGGGAAGAACCTTAGGGACTGCTGGATATATCACCAACACCCGGAAAGAGGCCTACAGTTTCTCTCCCACCACTCTTTTTCACAGGAGATCCAAGATTACAATCTAAGTTTTTCATCCGGCCTGTCCCCAGATACTCCCGTGTCTGCAATTAACTCCCCACCCTAACCTGACAGGAAACCAAAGCCAGGCCCATCTCACTGTGCCCAGCGGAGGCAGGGCTGTTGCCACTGCTGTGGCTCAGGGCCCAGAGGAGGCCCCTGCAACCACTCCCTGACTAATATACGGGGATTTGATGCCGCCCAGATTTCACCTCctgagaaggcaacggcaacccactccagtactcttgcctggaaaatcccgagtggaggagcctggtaggctgcagtccatggggtcacgaagtcagacacgactgagaaacttgactttcacttttcactttcatgcatcggagaaggaaatggcaacccactccagtgttcttgcctggagaatcccagggacgggggagcctggtgggctgccgtctatggggtcgcagagtcagacacgactgagcgacttagcagcagcagcagcagcagcggattTCACCTCTGACTTTTAACCATCCAAGATGCAAAAATGGTTTATGCTATggtcccttacgattatacagtagaagtgagaaatagatttaagggcctagatctggtagataaagtgcctgatgaactatggaatgaggttcgtgatgttgtacaggagacagggatcaagaccatccccatgggaaaaaaagaatgcaataaagcaaaatggctatctggggaggccttacaaatagctgtgaaaagaagagaagcaaaaaacaaagaagaagaggaaagatataagcatctgaaggcagtgttccaaagaatagcaagaagagataagaaaccttcctcagtaatcaatgcaaagaaatagaggaaaacaacagaatgggaaagactagagatctcttcaagaaaattagagataccaagggaatatttcatgcaaagatgggctcgataaaggacagcaatggtatggacctaacagaagcagaagatattaagaagaggtggcaagaatacacagaggaactgtacaaaaaagatcttcatgacctggataatcatgatggtgtgatcactcacctagaaccagacatcctggaatgtgaagtcaagtgggccttaggaagcatcactacaaacaaagctagtggaggtgatggaattccagttgcgctatttcaaatcctgaaagatgatgctgtgaaagtgctacactcaatatgccagcgaatttggaaaactcagcagtggtcacaggactggaaaaggtcaatttttattccaatcccaaagaaaggccatgccaaagaatgctcaaactactgcacaattgcactcatctcacacgctagtaaagtaatgctcaaaattctccaagccaggcttcagtaatacgtgaactgtaaacttccagatgttcaagctggttttagaaaaggcagaggaaccagagatcaaattgccaacatccgctggatcatggaaaaagcaagagagttccagaaaaacatctatttctgctttattgactatgccaaagtctttgactgtgtggatcacaataaactgtggaaaattctgagagagatgggaataccagaccacctgacctgcctcttgagaaatctgtatgtgggtcaggaagcagcaggtagaactggagatggaacaagagactggttccaaataggaaaaggagtgcgtcaaggctgtgtactgtcaccctgcttatttaacttctgtgcagagtacatcatgagaaatgctgggctggaagaaacacaagctggaatcaagattgccaggagaaatatcaataacctcagatatgcagatgacaccacccttatggcagaaagtgaagaggaacttaaaagcctcttgatgaaagtgaaagaggagagtgaaaaagctggcttaaagctcaacattcagaaaacgaagatcatggcatccggtcccatcacttcatgggaaataggtggggaaacagtgtcagactttattttttggggctccaaaat contains:
- the LOC108635605 gene encoding endogenous retrovirus group K member 6 Gag polyprotein-like translates to MGQTHSRQLFVHMLSVMLKHRGITVSKPKLINFLSFIEEVCPWFPREGTVNLETWKKVGEQIRAHYTLHGPEKVPVETLSFWTLIRDCLDFDNDELKRLGNLLKQEENPLHVPDPEPRYAVPKGVEGDPPFSKLSRPSDNDDSLSSTDEAELDEEAAKYHQEDWGFLAQEKGASTSKDDLIECLKNLTVALQSSGIKLPISNSKSPSAPPLPPAYAPSIIAGLDPPPGPPPPPPPSEIVSPLQKALKQAQRLGEVVFDFSFAFPVFENNNQRFYEALPFKQLKELKIACSQYGPTAPFTVAMIENLGSQNLPPNDWKQIARACLSGGDYLLWKSEYAEQCARIADVNQQQGIQTSYEMLAGEGAFQATNTQLNFLPGAYAQISNAARQAWKKLPNSSIKTEDLSKVRQGPDEPYQDFVARLLDTIGKIMSDEKAGMVFAKQLAFENANSACQAALRPYRKKGDLSDFIRICADIGPSYMQGIAMAAALQGKSIKEVLFQQQAKNKKRYQKSGNSGCFVCGQPGHRAAVCPQKRQIPANTPNLCPRCKKGKHWARDCRSKTDVQGNPLPPVSGNWVRGQPLAPKQCYGATLQVPKEPLQTSVEPQEAAQDWTSVPPPTQY